A stretch of Lathyrus oleraceus cultivar Zhongwan6 chromosome 6, CAAS_Psat_ZW6_1.0, whole genome shotgun sequence DNA encodes these proteins:
- the LOC127091720 gene encoding signal peptide peptidase, translating into MKNTERIANLALAGLTLAPLVVKIDPNVNVILTACITVFVGCYRSVKPTPPTETMSNEHAMRFPFVGSAMLLSLFLLFKFLSKDLVNTVLTLYFFVLGIVALSATLLPSIKRFLPKHWNEDLIVWRFPYFKSLDVEFTKSQIVAAIPGTFFCGWYALKKHWLANNTLGLAFCIQGIEMLSLGSFKTGAILLVGLFFYDIFWVFFTPVMVSVAKSFDAPIKLLFPTSDSARPFSMLGLGDIVIPGIFVALALRFDVSRGKQPQYFKSAFLGYTFGLVLTIVVMNWFQAAQPALLYIVPAVIGFLAAHCIWNGEVKQLLEFDESKSKSSEEESDAKSSKKDE; encoded by the exons ATGAAAAACACTGAGAGAATTGCGAATTTGGCATTAGCAG GTTTAACCTTAGCACCTCTTGTTGTGAAAATAGATCCAAATGTAAATGTTATCTTAACTGCTTGCATCACTGTGTTTGTGGGATGCTATCGTTCTGTCAAACCAACTCCACCTACT GAGACAATGTCTAATGAACATGCTATGCGTTTTCCCTTTGTTGGGAGCGCAATGTTGTTATCACTTTTCTTGCTCTTCAAGTTTCTATCTAAGGACTTGGTCAACACTGTCTTGACACTCTACTTCTTTGTACTGGGGATTGTTGCTTTGTC GGCAACATTATTACCATCCATCAAACGATTTTTGCCGAAGCATTGGAATGAGGATCTCATTGTCTGGCGTTTTCCATATTTTAAAT CTTTGGACGTTGAGTTTACTAAGTCACAGATCGTTGCTGCAATCCCTGGAACCTTTTTTTGTGGATGGTATGCTTTAAAGAAGCATTGGCTGGCAAATAATACATTGGGTCTTGCTTTCTGTATTCAG GGAATTGAAATGCTTTCTCTTGGGTCTTTCAAGACTGGTGCTATTCTGTTG GTTGGACTCTTTTTTTACGACATTTTCTGGGTTTTCTTCACACCAGTAATGGTTAGCGTTGCAAAATCATTTGATGCTCCAATAAAG CTTTTGTTCCCCACATCTGATTCTGCAAGGCCATTTTCGATGCTTGGACTTGGTGATATTGTTATCCCTG GTATCTTTGTAGCACTGGCCTTGCGTTTTGATGTGTCTAGAGGAAAGCAACCCCAATATTTTAAGAGTGCATTTTTAGGATACACTTTTGGCTTGGTCCTCACAATAGTTGTGATGAACTGGTTTCAGGCTGCTCAG CCCGCCCTTTTATATATTGTACCTGCTGTTATTGGATTTTTGGCTGCTCATTGCATATGGAACGGTGAAGTCAAACAG TTATTGGAGTTCGATGAGTCCAAATCCAAATCATCTGAAGAAGAGAGTGATGCCAAATCTAGCAAAAAGGATGAATAA